One Pelodiscus sinensis isolate JC-2024 chromosome 25, ASM4963464v1, whole genome shotgun sequence DNA window includes the following coding sequences:
- the LOC142819914 gene encoding protein maestro-like encodes MLLENPQTHHEGVCLLVSVLQRSGLITVEIIQSLLPWVNSPSENQRVTSTAFFAQLMTDPILREKRLLKSVLHILEERLEDNNWIVRRMAVRGLGNVVYGAPEKVKKYKKFLLETLIRTLEETFSFEIIVECMKALAKVLKELKGKDIGSSFRDLTIEIRKYFDNKDNTLRALAFVLFGILAGSAKRKWKDYFAKQVRQSWVTLLLHLQDPSPEVSMECRATFHLCAPFLGLKRLQTILNEHLSCRTELNPEELQMDICRHLAKEKAELLENFYKTTIRYFRSSWEEIRAAAAKLAGIILEHTDTKNMKWLDMEHLLTSLQVLQNDPSPIVQLVATQVLRDI; translated from the exons atgcttcttgaaaatccgcagactcaccacgagggggtgtgtttgctggtgag tgttctgcaaagatctggactaataacagtggagatcatacagagcctcctcccctgggtaaattccccatcagaaaatcagcgagtcaccagcacagctttctttgctcag ctaatgactgatcccatactcagggagaagaggTTGCTTAAGTCTGTCTTACACATCTTAGAAGAAAGGTTAGAGGACAATAACTGGATTGTCCGTcgaatggctgtaagaggcctgggaaatgtagtctatggggcacctgagaag gtgaaaaagtacaagaagtttcttctggagacactgatcaggactttagaagagaCTTTCAGTTTTGAAATCATTGTCGAAtgcatgaaggcactggccaaagtcctgaaggagctgaaagggaaggacataggttcttccttcagagacctcaccatagagatccggaagtacttcgataat aaggacaacactcttcgtgcattggcctttgtcctgtttggtatcctggccggctctgcaaagagaaaatggaaggactattttgccaagcaggttagacagagctgggtcacgcttctgctgcacctgcaagatccaagccctgaagtttcaatg gagtgcagagctacatttcatctctgtgccccatttttgggactgaagaggctccaaactatacttaatgagcatcttagttgcagaaccgagctgaaccctgaggagctccagatggatatctgcagacacctt gccaaagagaaggctgagctactggagaacttttacaaaaccACCATCAGATACTtccgcagcagctgggaagagatccgggcagctgcagccaagttagctg gcatcatcctggaacatacggacaccaagaatatgaaatggctggacatggaacatctgttgacct